One genomic segment of Sminthopsis crassicaudata isolate SCR6 chromosome 4, ASM4859323v1, whole genome shotgun sequence includes these proteins:
- the LOC141539754 gene encoding glutathione S-transferase Mu 5-like isoform X2, whose protein sequence is MAMILGYWDIRGLAHAIRLLLEYTDSNYEEKLYRCGEAPDYDRSQWLDVKFKLGLDFPNLPYLIDGEHKITQSNAILRYIARKHNMCGETEEEKIRVDLLENQVMDFRMQLVRVSYNPDFEKLKPEYLEQLPGQLKLYSQYLGKRTWFAGDKITFVDFLVYDVLDQNRMFEPKCLDEFPNLKDFLARFEVRM, encoded by the exons ATGGCTATGATCTTGGGCTACTGGGACATCCGCGGG CTGGCCCATGCCATCCGCCTGCTCCTGGAGTACACGGATTCTAATTATGAGGAGAAGCTGTACCGTTGTGGGGAAG CTCCCGACTATGACCGAAGCCAATGGTTGGATGTGAAGTTCAAGCTGGGCCTGGACTTCCCTAAT CTGCCGTACCTTATTGATGGGGAACATAAGATCACCCAGAGCAATGCCATCTTGCGCTACATTGCCCGAAAGCACAATATGT GTGGTGAGACTGAGGAAGAAAAGATTCGTGTGGACTTGCTGGAGAACCAGGTCATGGACTTCCGTATGCAGCTAGTTCGGGTCTCCTACAATCCAGATTTT GAGAAACTGAAACCTGAATACTTGGAGCAGCTCCCAGGGCAACTGAAGCTCTACTCCCAGTATCTGGGAAAGCGGACATGGTTTGCAGGGGACAAG ATCACTTTTGTGGACTTCCTCGTATATGATGTCCTAGACCAGAACCGAATGTTTGAGCCAAAATGCCTGGATGAATTCCCAAATCTGAAGGATTTCCTTGCCCGCTTTGAGGTAAGGATGTAG
- the LOC141539754 gene encoding glutathione S-transferase Mu 3-like isoform X1, whose protein sequence is MAMILGYWDIRGLAHAIRLLLEYTDSNYEEKLYRCGEAPDYDRSQWLDVKFKLGLDFPNLPYLIDGEHKITQSNAILRYIARKHNMCGETEEEKIRVDLLENQVMDFRMQLVRVSYNPDFEKLKPEYLEQLPGQLKLYSQYLGKRTWFAGDKITFVDFLVYDVLDQNRMFEPKCLDEFPNLKDFLARFEALEKIATYMRSDKFYKLPINNKMAKWANKKA, encoded by the exons ATGGCTATGATCTTGGGCTACTGGGACATCCGCGGG CTGGCCCATGCCATCCGCCTGCTCCTGGAGTACACGGATTCTAATTATGAGGAGAAGCTGTACCGTTGTGGGGAAG CTCCCGACTATGACCGAAGCCAATGGTTGGATGTGAAGTTCAAGCTGGGCCTGGACTTCCCTAAT CTGCCGTACCTTATTGATGGGGAACATAAGATCACCCAGAGCAATGCCATCTTGCGCTACATTGCCCGAAAGCACAATATGT GTGGTGAGACTGAGGAAGAAAAGATTCGTGTGGACTTGCTGGAGAACCAGGTCATGGACTTCCGTATGCAGCTAGTTCGGGTCTCCTACAATCCAGATTTT GAGAAACTGAAACCTGAATACTTGGAGCAGCTCCCAGGGCAACTGAAGCTCTACTCCCAGTATCTGGGAAAGCGGACATGGTTTGCAGGGGACAAG ATCACTTTTGTGGACTTCCTCGTATATGATGTCCTAGACCAGAACCGAATGTTTGAGCCAAAATGCCTGGATGAATTCCCAAATCTGAAGGATTTCCTTGCCCGCTTTGAG GCTCTGGAGAAGATCGCAACCTACATGCGCTCGGACAAATTCTACAAGCTGCCCATTAATAACAAGATGGCCAAATGGGCCAACAAAAAAGCTTAG